A single region of the Triticum dicoccoides isolate Atlit2015 ecotype Zavitan chromosome 2B, WEW_v2.0, whole genome shotgun sequence genome encodes:
- the LOC119368115 gene encoding cytochrome P450 87A3-like, giving the protein MDALAGLSALAAVALLLLYSVHRWRSPRCNGRLPPGSMGLPLVGETFQFFSPDASLDIPRFIRHRLTRYGPIFKTSVVGHPMVVSADQELNHMVFQQEGELFQSWYPDSFVEILGRDNVGEQKGTMFKYLKNIVLRYFGPESLKESILGDVERAVCSSLCTWSTLPAVELKEAVSTMVFELSASKLLGLEPSRSKVLRKSFFDFVRGLISFPLYLPGTAYYACMQGRMSVMEVLQQVLEERTRSAEAAGGREARCHGDFLDYVVQEITKEKPVLTEGMALDLLFVLLFASFHTTSLAITLAVKLLTEHPRVLEELTVEHETILNEREAGGESDGDRVTWKEYKSMTFTSQVINETVRLANIAPGIFRKTLKDVQFRGYTIPAGWGVMVCPLAVHLNPDIYPDPLTFNPSRFKDKLEANRGLRHFMAFGGGLRSCVGADFSKLQMAIFLHFLVTKYRWIQLGGGKIVRCPGLEFPDGYLIQIRQRD; this is encoded by the exons ATGGACGCCTTGGCGGGGCTCTCGGCCCTTGCCGCGGtggcgctgctgctgctgtacaGCGTGCACCGGTGGAGGAGCCCTCGGTGCAACGGCCGGCTCCCGCCGGGGTCTATGGGCCTCCCGCTCGTCGGCGAGACGTTCCAGTTCTTCTCCCCGGACGCCTCCTTGGACATCCCTCGCTTCATCCGACACAGGCTCACGAG GTACGGCCCGATCTTCAAGACGAGCGTGGTGGGGCACCCGATGGTGGTGTCGGCGGACCAGGAGCTGAACCACATGGTGTTCCAGCAGGAGGGGGAGCTGTTCCAGAGCTGGTACCCGGACTCGTTCGTGGAGATCCTCGGCCGCGATAACGTCGGGGAGCAGAAGGGCACCATGTTCAAGTACCTCAAGAACATAGTTCTCAGGTACTTCGGCCCGGAGAGCCTTAAGGAGTCCATCCTTGGCGACGTCGAGCGCGCcgtctgcagctcgctctgcacctGGTCCACCCTGCCGGCCGTCGAGCTCAAAGAAGCCGTCTCCACC ATGGTGTTTGAACTTTCCGCGAGCAAGCTGCTGGGCCTGGAGCCGTCGAGGTCCAAGGTTCTACGGAAGAGCTTCTTCGACTTCGTCAGAGGGCTCATCTCCTTCCCGCTCTACTTGCCAGGAACAGCCTACTACGCATGCATGCAG GGACGGATGAGTGTAATGGAGGTGCTGCAGCAGGTGCTGGAGGAGAGGACGAGATCGGCTGAGGCGGCCGGAGGACGGGAAGCACGGTGCCACGGCGACTTCCTGGACTACGTCGTGCAGGAGATCACCAAGGAGAAGCCTGTCCTGACGGAGGGAATGGCGCTGGACCTCCTGTTTGTGCTCCTCTTCGCCAGCTTCCACACGACGTCGCTGGCCATCACCCTGGCCGTCAAGCTCCTCACCGAGCACCCTCGCGTCCTGGAGGAGCTCACG GTGGAGCATGAAACGATTCTGAACGAGCGTGAGGCAGGCGGCGAGTCTGATGGCGACAGAGTTACATGGAAAGAGTACAAATCCATGACATTCACATCCCAG GTGATAAACGAGACGGTCCGACTGGCCAACATTGCGCCTGGCATCTTCAGAAAGACACTGAAAGATGTACAGTTCAGAG GATACACAATTCCAGCTGGATGGGGAGTGATGGTCTGCCCTCTCGCGGTGCACCTTAATCCAGATATTTACCCTGACCCCCTCACCTTCAATCCTTCAAGGTTCAAG GATAAACTAGAGGCAAACCGTGGGTTAAGACACTTCATGGCTTTCGGAGGAGGTCTCCGGTCCTGTGTTGGGGCAGACTTCAGCAAGCTACAAATGGCCATTTTCCTTCACTTTCTTGTCACCAAATATAG GTGGATACAACTAGGTGGAGGCAAGATAGTCCGGTGTCCAGGGCTGGAATTTCCTGATGGTTACCTCATTCAGATCAGACAGAGAGATTAA